Part of the Triticum urartu cultivar G1812 chromosome 2, Tu2.1, whole genome shotgun sequence genome, AAGGAATGCGGGTCAAACATAAAGAAAATGGACAACCAAAATCTCGCCCGTGCCTGCATACATTCTAATGCACGGCGCTACTACTCTAGCCATACCTGTGAACCCTCTAGTATCTAGATCTTTTGTCATGGACACGATCGACAAAATGCATCCGATCAAGAATCCTTCCCAATCCTCTTAAAATTTGGTTAACCGACAACAGCAAAGGTTTTAATGAAATTAATAGTCCTGTCAACTAGCAGTGACTTATGATTTAGGGCCTGTTTGGTTTTAATAAGTCACTcaacttataagtcaggtgacttaaaactagtgacttataagtcacgcctgtttggttgtcacctgacttataagtcacctgaCACACCTTTTCACACCAATCAACATCATGCAGGTCGTGGGACCCACGCAAAAGGGGAtgacttataagttttaagttggggtggagcaacttatgacttataagttgggatGACTTATAAGTCGGGTCTGTTTGGCGAAATAAGTCACTTTTTTCACTTTTCGACTTATAAGTTGGTGACTTATTTGGAATCAAACAGGCCCTTATTACCTTAGACCAGTGCGACTAGCCTTTGCAGACAATGCTACTTAATTACTAGTGACTGTTACCGAGTTAGTTAAGGCAAAATccgcaaaaaagaaaaagaaaagctAACGCGAAGGTGTGTAACTGAAGGGGGAAAAAAGAGCAAGTTGATGCTGTTGCTCAACACGGAGGTAGGAGTAGAAAGTATCCACGGGACGGAAGAAACGGACGGTAATTAACACGGGCGGCTCGCTGATGGACACAGCAGCAACGACAAAACCATCCCGAGAAAGAAGTGTGAATTGTAATTGTAAACGGcacccctccctccctccctcccccctccgGCGCCTATATAAGCGGCGCCGCGGAGCCTCCCATTCCCCCGCGCGGCGCAGAGCTCCACCTACCAAGCACCACCCGCCTCCGAAGAGGAGACAAGAGAAAAAAACGCTCCcctttctttctctctctccccCGTCCAAAACTAAACTGCGTCGTACTTGAGTAGGCGGTAAATTGCCCGGGAGTTACACCGCCCGGCGCCGTAAAAGCTCTGCGGAACCGCACGAGCGGCAGGGCGACGAGCAGAGCGCTCCTCTGTTTCCCTCCATGACGTCCTGCGGAGGCGCCACCGCGGCATGCCCGGACGGCCGCGTCATCACCGCCCCCCTGCTCGCCAAGCCGGGGGAGGTCGTCGTCCAGGTCTGCGGTGACGAGGCGGCCGCGCCGGTGCTCACGTGCAAGCCGCCCGGCCGGCTTGCCAGGGCGGTGAAGGAAGCCTGGTCCGTTTCTTTGGGCATCGCGCTCCCGATGATGCCGCCCGTGTCGGCCACCGCGGCCCGCGACGAGGCGCGCTCCATTCTCGGCCTCGCATTCCCGATGATCCTCACCGGGCTGCTGCTCTACCTCCGCTCCATGATCTCGATGCTCTTCCTCGGCCGTCTCGGCGGCCTGGCGCTCGCCGGCGGCTCCCTCGCCATCGGCTTCGCCAACATCACCGGATACTCTGTGCTCTCCGGCCTCGCCATGGGCATGGAGCCGATATGCGGCCAGGCATTCGGCGCGGGTAACTACTCGCTCATTGGTGTCACCGTGCAGCGGACGGTGCTCCTCCTCATCGCGGCCGCCGTCCCTATCGGTGGCCTGTGGATGCACATGCGGCCTCTGCTCCTCCTCTGCGGACAGGACGCCGGCATCGCCGCCGTCGCCGAGACCTACATTCTTGCCTCGCTGCCTGACCTCCTCCTCCAGGCATTCCTCCATCCCGTGAGGATATATCTCCGGATGCAGTCCATAAACCTGCCACTCACCGTGTGCGCCACGCTCGCCATTGCCATCCACCTGCCCATCAACTACGTGCTGGTGACCGTGCTCGGGCTCGGCGTCAAGGGAGTGGCAATGGCGTCCGTGCTGGCCAACCTGAACCTGCTCCTCTTGCTTCTCGCCTACATCTTCTTCAAAGGCGTCCACAAGCGCACCGGCGGCTTCGCGCTCTCCGCCGAGAGCTTCCGTGGGTGGGGCGAGCTCATCAGCCTGGCTCTGCCGAGCTGCGTGAGCGTCTGCCTCGAGTGGTGGTGGTACGAGATCATGATCCTGCTGTGCGGCCTGCTCCTGAACCCGCAGGCCACGGTGGCGTCCATGGGCATCCTGATCCAGACCACGTCGCTCATATACATCTTCCCTTCGTCGCTCAGCTTCGGCGTGTCGACGCGCGTCAGCAACGAGCTGGGCGCCGGGCAGCCGGAGCAGGCGAGCCGCGCGGCGACGGCGGGGATCATGCTCGGCTTCGCGTTCGGCGCCTTCGCCTCGGCGTTCGCATTCCTCGTCCGGAACGTGTGGGCGAGCATGTTCACGGCCGACCCGGCGATCATCGCGCTGACCGCGTCGGTGCTGCCGATCCTGGGCCTGTGCGAGCTGGGCAACTGCCCGCAGACGACGGGGTGCGGCGTGCTGCGCGGCAGCGCGCGGCCAAAGGACGCCGCCAACATCAACCTCCGGTCCTTCTACCTGGTGGGGACGCCGGTGGCGCTGGTGCTGGCCTTCTGGTTCCACTACGACTTCGAGGGCCTGTGGCTGGGGCTGCTGGCGGCGCAGGCCACCTGCATGGTGCGCATGCTCCTGGTGATCGGGCGCACGGACTGGGCGGCCGAGGCCAAGCGGTCGAAGCAGCTCACCGGCTCCGACGCCCAGGGCAAAGTTGGCGCGGCCGACGGAGACGAGAAGTCGCGGCTGCTTATGGACGACGCGGACATCGAGCGGCCGAACGATCGGTGTTGATAGCTACCACGACACAGCTTGAGCCGGGGGGCGTGTGCATTGTAATCTACTCCCTCTTCTGCTGCTTCTTATTTTTACCATTTTTATTCCCTCCCCCGTTGGCCATATTTTGGGCGGTGGGGGAGGAGCTAGGGGCTGACAAATTTTGCTCACATTTGCTAATGTAGCCATGTAAAGATTTTGCTGATTGTTATTAGAGAAGATGGGGAAAAATATCTACTCCTCCTAGTACGTAGTAGTAGTACCTTTTTTTTTAAAACAGTAGTAGTAGTACTTGttggaaggaaggaaggaagtaAGTTTTGAGACAGAGGAACAATCCGTCCCCTGCTTCCCTTTCGCTTGCTCCGGGTCGGTGTCTGGTCCAGGGAGGCCGGCCGGCCGCGTGACGACCCGGTCACCGGGCCACCCAGTAAAACCGCACGCACCATCAGGTCTAAAGTCGCGTGGCTTCCTTGGCTGCAGGGACCCGCCACTTTGCGCATCGCAGCCGTCGGCCATCGCTCGCGGCTTACTTTGCGCCGGCGGGACCCCCCCGCAAAGGAATCCAGTTACAGCACCACGTGATCTGTGTGGTAAGCTATAGACTGCTGCCTGACATGCAGTATGGCAAGTTTTTTTTAATTGTTTAGATTGATAAAAGAAGGGCTTCGCACCTCTTCCGATTTTCATTAATGCAAACCATGATGTTCAAAGCTacaaggaaaaagaaaaaaagtacGATGAACTGCTCCCAGCTCCAGCAAATCCTCGGGAGGGAAATGTTTTCAAAACTGGGTAAGACGATGAACCAAAACGACTACTACAATAGACTTTGTTATTAAGTTCATACATTCATCCAGGCTAAGGGCCTCAAATTTCAAAAGACAAAGACCACTGGAAAACAAGTAGACAAAAGCGAGCAATCAGCCACCACAGGGAAAAGCTTTGTTCATTTTTCCAACCGCGCCACATTGATTCTCCGCCCTTGAGAGGTTGCATAAACCTCACTTGCTACTCGTTCTAGTAGTCTTGCCCCCAGCTTCAGCACTTTTTCTATTGCTTCTTTATCTGCAAAATAGACCATTCCACCATCCACTGGCTCATCAGTTTGATCAAAGTCATAGGATCAGAAATTCCTCTTTTTTAATAATCCCATTTCTAGATTTCCACAAAGCCTAAAATACTGTAGCAATCCCCACTAAAACCATTTTCTTACCATTCACCCTAAATGTGTCTAGCCATTCTCCAAAACATTTTTGGACTGATGATGGAGTCTTTCTCAGCCCAAATGAACATTTGATTAAACTCCACACAATAGAAGCAGCCGAACATGTGAAAAAATAGGTGATCAACTAATTCATCTTTTCCACAAAACACACAGTTACTTTCCCGTTTCCACCCCCTCTTCAACAAGGAATCTCTAGTGACTATACTTTTTTTGTTAACTAACCACATAAAAAAAATTAATCTTAGCTGGATCTTGATCTTCCACAATTTTTTTTGTGGGAATCTAAGATCAGAAGCCACCAGCCGTCTGTACAGAGATTTAACTGGGAATTTTCCATCAGCCCTTAGAGACCATATTATCTTATCCTTCCCACCTTTCATTTCAATTTCCCCACATCTACTTTTTAAAGTATTCCACAATCCCAAAGTGTCTCCATAAAGAGTCCTTCTAAACCTAAATCCTTGCCATCCTTTTTGGATGGCTTCGGCCATAGTTATGTTATGATCAAAGCATAGGTCATAAAGTCTAGGATAAGCTTCCTTAAGAGTTTTATCATCCACCCGAGTATCTTCCCAGAATCTGGTGTTTGTCCCATCCCCCAGTTTTTTCTTCACAAATCTATAGAAAAATTCTTTGATCTTTATTAAACTGGACCAAAATGGGAATCCCCAGGTGTTTTGTGACCCTGGAGAGACATCCATGTCCTCCATATTTCCTGTTAATGATATCTTGCCACATCCCCTCCTCTGTTTCCATTTTCTAGAACCATTTAGCCAATAAAGAAATATTCATCGGTTTCAAATTTATGATCCGTAAGCCACCCACCTTCTTAGGTAAACAACAAGTTTCCCAATTAACTAAGTGATATTTCTTAATATCCTCATCTTCTTGTCACACTAATCTTGTCATGTGGTGCATGTATAGCAAGATTAAAGAGTGATTTGTTATCCTAAACATAACCGTCGGGATAGAGTTAAGAAAAGTATGGTTTTATTACACGATTGCTCCGACATTTGCTCCTACTATGATTTTCGAAAAAAAATGTGATATTATCCGGCCAGCTAATGAAATTCAGTCGATTCTCTGCGAACAAATACATTTTTGCACCAAATAAATATATAAATATAACACAATGAATATTCTTTTAGACGAGTAGGAACAACTTTGCAAAATCAATTTGGGAAATAAGGTTTTCTCTCTAATAAAATTATAGCTTTGGACGCCACTAACGTGCGAGTGACGGTTCCCATGGGGCAACGAGCTAATGTTCGCTCCAGCTAGTTTATCGATATGACGTGATTTAGCGGCCAGAATGTCCCCGCCCCCAGTTGGTCTTCTGTGCTAGGGGCAGCTGATAGAAGTGGGGTGCATACACCTCAACGGAAGTATACATGTTGTTTGAGAGGCCAAGGGAGACTAGGGTTTCTTGCCTCCTGCTGGCGGCCGCAGGTCTACCTCGTCTTCTATGGCCTTAGGCCATAGTGGCGCGGTGGATCTCGATACTTGCCGGCGGGAGGGATCCTTCTTTATTTTTAGATGTCTTTGTGTCCGTTTAGGGCTTGTTTCTTGCTCAagaaggcgaggcggcggcgactCCTTGAAGATGGAATAAAGTTCTCCCTGCCTAGCTCCCATTCCGGCGGTTCGGCTAGTGTCGCCGGAGGGCGCGTGGAGGTGTTTCGGTGGATCTCACTAGATTTGGTCAATGGTTGTCTTTGGTGGATCCGCTCGAATGCAATTTTTGTTTGTCTATATTCGTGTGTCTTCAGTTTTGGTCCTTTCGATCTACGCTTATCTTCATCGGTAGCGGTTGTTGTTCTGGTCcgctggtcctatggggccttagcacgacacTTCCCGACTGTCGACTAGAACAAGTTTTGCCTGGCTCCAGCGAGGGAGAGGCCATGACGGCGGCATGGCTTCGGCTCGCTTTAGTGCTTGTAGTCGTTGCTAGATGGTCTACGGATCCAGatgtaattttttattgtttctcGTGTTCGTTGTACTACTGTCAAGGGATGACCCTCGAGTAGGTTTGGGAGTACAAGACGCATTTTTGAAACATCGGGGCGGCCAACGCCCCTCAGTCCGGCTGGCCCTCCAGCCGGCTGGGCATGGTGCCACGCCCGAGCCGGCTGGCTGTAGTCGGCAGGGTCAACGTTTGTACCATCTCGCCGTACGACAAGACCTCTCCCACGTCAGGGAGACCGTGGCTACAGTGCCAACAGCTGTGCCGACTGTGGCGACCGACGTCAGCGCGGCACGACTGTGGGTGCACAGTGCCAACCGCTTCGTGACACGGAGATTGACAGGCTAAAGTGACGTGCGGCCAGCGGGCCCCACTGACGGCCAGAGACGCTGGTCGTAGGGCCCCGCCCTCCCTTCTTTATCATTTGTAACCTGGGAGGTCCGGCTATAAGACCTCCTAGGAGCCCCCCAAAAGGGGGTCAGCTCATTCCACACGCACACATATATGAGAGACAAGGAGGAGAGGTagctccttcttcctccttcacCCAAACAACTCCAGGAGCACCATTCTAACCCTTGTGATCCTCATAGTTGATCCGACGGGACTAGGTGTTTTACCTCCCTCGGAGGGGCCCCAACCCCGGTACGTCATTTTGTCTTGCACCGCTCGTGCCCACTCTCGCCTCCAGAACCCAAAGACGCTCTCTGGCCCCAACCACCTTCAATAAACCATCCCATGGCATCCGCCGTGAGAACACCACGACAGTTGGTGCACACCGTGGGGCTGCATGCGGCGTCGGCAGGAGTCATGTTCCGGACGAGACCCTTCACcccctctgtcggtgtcaaaaccggcggatctcgggtagggggtcccgaactgtgcgtctaggccggatggtaacaggagacaagggacacgaagttttacccaggttcgggccctctcgatggaggtaaaaccctaagtcctgcttgattaatattgatgatatgggtagtacaagagtagatctaccacgagatcgaggaggctaaaccctagaagctagcctatggtatgattgtcgatgtatatgttgtcctacggactaaaaccctccggtttatatagacaccggatagggttagggttacatagagtcggttacaatggtaggagatctgcatatccgtatcgccaagcttgccttccacgccaaggaaagtccctcccggacacgggacgaagtcttcaatcttgtatcttcatagccgaggagtccggctgaaggtatagtccggctatccgaacaccccctaatccaggactccctcaccctccgACGAGTGCATCGCATAAGGCTTGGTCAGCATGTCTGGTGTGCTTGGCTGCGCCGTCAATGACGCAGTTTGCGACACGGACGTCGCCTGCCCTGCAGGAGCCTCCGTCGTACCCTGGCGAGGTGCTCGCCTTCTCTAACCTGCCTTTGTCTTGCGACTGCGGCATCTCCAATGATGTCCCTGACCTCTACATTCACATGGAGGAGTTGACCACCGGCACCAGCCACGTCTCCGGCCGCAGCCAGGATCCGGCTGCTGCAGCTGCGGCACACGCTGGCCAGTCCAACCCCGTCCATGCTATGGTGCAAAACATGCGCACCCCCATTGCGCCTGGGGCCGACCCGACTGTTGTTGCAGCCAAGCTCGAGGAGATCTGCAAGCGCTTGCTTGCCGAGGCCACCG contains:
- the LOC125539292 gene encoding protein DETOXIFICATION 49; amino-acid sequence: MTSCGGATAACPDGRVITAPLLAKPGEVVVQVCGDEAAAPVLTCKPPGRLARAVKEAWSVSLGIALPMMPPVSATAARDEARSILGLAFPMILTGLLLYLRSMISMLFLGRLGGLALAGGSLAIGFANITGYSVLSGLAMGMEPICGQAFGAGNYSLIGVTVQRTVLLLIAAAVPIGGLWMHMRPLLLLCGQDAGIAAVAETYILASLPDLLLQAFLHPVRIYLRMQSINLPLTVCATLAIAIHLPINYVLVTVLGLGVKGVAMASVLANLNLLLLLLAYIFFKGVHKRTGGFALSAESFRGWGELISLALPSCVSVCLEWWWYEIMILLCGLLLNPQATVASMGILIQTTSLIYIFPSSLSFGVSTRVSNELGAGQPEQASRAATAGIMLGFAFGAFASAFAFLVRNVWASMFTADPAIIALTASVLPILGLCELGNCPQTTGCGVLRGSARPKDAANINLRSFYLVGTPVALVLAFWFHYDFEGLWLGLLAAQATCMVRMLLVIGRTDWAAEAKRSKQLTGSDAQGKVGAADGDEKSRLLMDDADIERPNDRC